A section of the Carya illinoinensis cultivar Pawnee chromosome 12, C.illinoinensisPawnee_v1, whole genome shotgun sequence genome encodes:
- the LOC122290089 gene encoding uncharacterized protein LOC122290089: MGFNTRWIALVMMCVKTVSFSVLINGEPKGLIIPSRGLRQGDPLSPYFFLLRTERLISLLKKAEVNGEITPVRICREAPRLSHLLFADDSILFWNDILELWGVQQSQQFEKYLGLPPLVGRANYRAFSDIKHKVWKKLQGWKEKMLSAGGKEILIKAVTLSIPTYAMNCFKLLSSLCFELEQLMANLWWGQMKKEHKIH; encoded by the exons ATGGGCTTTAATACTCGATGGATTGCTCTTGTGATGATGTGTGTAAAAACTGTTTCTTTCTCAGTCTTAATTAATGGTGAGCCTAAAGGTCTTATAATTCCTTCAAGAGGGCTTCGACAAGGGGATCCGTTATCTCCTTATTTTTTCCTACTTCGCACTGAAAGACTAATCTCATTGCTTAAGAAGGCTGAAGTGAATGGTGAGATCACACCTGTAAGGATTTGCAGAGAAGCTCCTAGGCTATCCCATTTgctatttgctgatgatagcaTTTTGTTTT GGAATGATATTTTGGAGCTTTGGGGAGTGCAGCAAAGCCAACAGTTTGAGAAATACCTGGGGCTTCCACCATTGGTTGGGAGGGCAAATTATAGGGCCTTTTCTGATATAAAACATAAAGTTTGGAAGAAATTACAAGGATGGAAGGAGAAGATGCTCTCGGCTGGGgggaaagaaatattgataaaGGCTGTGACATTGTCTATTCCAACCTATGCTATGAACTGTTTTAAATTACTTTCCTCTTTGTGTTTTGAGCTTGAGCAATTGATGGCAAATTTATGGTGGGGTCAAATGAAGAAAGAGCACAAAATACATTGA